A section of the Nitrospirota bacterium genome encodes:
- a CDS encoding insulinase family protein: protein MKSRLRLRLRLSKDTIKIGRGLLTFCVLFGLNLSLNLDLSFAASFGLADRVLEKKLTNGLTILMVERHQTPVVSLNMTFAVGGVNEQVGQTGLAHLYEHMAFKGTRTVGTKDYEKERPILDEWYQVGTELERRQRELARRSQEKPASQEDQAAIEKLQKRFTELQEQAGQYVAGNEMALLYQRHGGVGLNAATGKDLTRYMINLPANRLPLWAALEADRMAHPVLREFYKERGVVMEERRLRNDDSANGLLFETFSSAAFRAHPYGIPTIGWESDILSLTPADTEAFFKAYYGPGNATIAIVGDINPKEVMILIEQTFGKIPAALPQPPLVTVEPPQRGERRVEVEFDAEPSVVIGFHKPALGHPDDYVFDVIDAVLSDGLTSRLYTNLIREKRIAASVNSDSNYPGVRSPNLFILSATPLAPHTTAEIEAAIYAEIERLKTEPVSAKELEKVLNNLDADLVRALRSNGGLASQLALYQTVAGDWRYALKARDKIAAVTPADIQRVAAEYFIKSNRTVATLVKKAGGKHVATVPQQEVAQ from the coding sequence ATGAAAAGCAGGTTGAGGCTAAGGTTGAGGTTGAGTAAGGACACCATAAAAATCGGTCGCGGCCTTCTAACTTTCTGCGTACTCTTTGGCCTGAACCTCAGCCTCAACCTCGACCTGTCGTTTGCGGCATCGTTCGGGCTGGCGGATCGTGTGCTGGAGAAAAAACTGACGAACGGGTTGACGATCCTCATGGTCGAACGCCATCAGACACCGGTTGTCTCACTCAACATGACCTTCGCGGTGGGGGGGGTCAACGAACAGGTGGGGCAAACAGGCCTGGCACATCTCTACGAACATATGGCATTCAAGGGCACAAGAACGGTCGGGACGAAGGACTACGAGAAAGAACGTCCGATTCTCGATGAGTGGTATCAAGTGGGAACCGAGCTGGAGCGGCGGCAACGAGAGCTCGCACGGAGAAGCCAGGAAAAACCGGCGAGCCAAGAGGATCAGGCAGCCATTGAGAAGCTGCAGAAACGATTTACGGAGCTCCAAGAACAGGCGGGGCAGTACGTGGCAGGTAATGAGATGGCTTTACTCTATCAACGCCACGGGGGAGTCGGACTCAATGCCGCGACCGGCAAGGACCTGACCCGCTATATGATCAACCTCCCGGCCAATCGACTGCCGCTATGGGCTGCGCTCGAAGCCGACCGCATGGCGCATCCGGTGTTGCGCGAATTTTACAAAGAACGAGGGGTGGTCATGGAGGAGCGTCGTTTGCGGAATGACGACAGCGCCAACGGGCTGCTGTTTGAAACCTTCTCTTCCGCTGCCTTTCGCGCACATCCCTATGGCATTCCGACGATCGGCTGGGAATCCGACATCCTGTCGCTCACACCGGCCGACACCGAAGCCTTCTTCAAAGCCTACTACGGTCCCGGCAATGCGACAATTGCGATCGTGGGCGATATCAATCCGAAAGAGGTCATGATCTTGATCGAGCAGACGTTCGGCAAGATACCGGCCGCACTTCCACAGCCTCCGCTCGTCACCGTTGAACCGCCGCAACGGGGGGAACGGCGAGTGGAAGTAGAGTTCGATGCAGAGCCGTCGGTGGTCATCGGGTTTCACAAACCGGCACTGGGCCATCCCGACGACTATGTATTCGACGTCATCGACGCAGTGTTAAGCGACGGGCTCACGTCCCGGCTCTACACAAATCTGATCCGCGAGAAACGGATCGCCGCCTCGGTGAATTCGGATTCGAATTATCCCGGTGTCCGTTCTCCGAATCTGTTCATACTCAGCGCGACGCCGCTCGCACCCCATACGACGGCAGAAATCGAAGCGGCCATCTATGCCGAGATCGAACGACTCAAGACGGAACCGGTCTCCGCCAAGGAGCTTGAGAAAGTCCTGAATAACCTCGATGCCGATTTGGTGCGGGCGCTTCGATCCAACGGAGGTCTTGCTTCTCAATTGGCACTCTATCAGACGGTGGCAGGAGACTGGCGTTATGCATTAAAGGCCCGGGACAAAATTGCGGCTGTGACGCCTGCGGATATTCAGCGAGTGGCAGCGGAGTATTTCATAAAGTCGAACCGGACAGTGGCCACATTGGTGAAAAAGGCCGGTGGGAAGCACGTTGCAACTGTGCCACAGCAGGAGGTGGCGCAATGA
- a CDS encoding HAD-IA family hydrolase: MMGKTSVELLIFDLDGTLIESKWDIAASVNLTLAELGLPQRPIEEIFGFVGDGIKQLLRLSVGEGGRNSFDDALRVFRGQYLAHCLDRTTFYPGIGEILTHFAGKRKAVATNKSIEYTNVILQGLGAHHFQYVVGGDHGFGLKPEPGMLLHVMEQLNVAKEQTVLIGDSTNDINGGHNAGIRVCAVGYGMGNRAKMEACRPDWFIERPEELMELFI; this comes from the coding sequence ATGATGGGGAAGACCTCGGTCGAGCTCTTGATATTCGATCTGGACGGCACACTTATTGAATCGAAATGGGACATTGCCGCGTCAGTCAACCTGACATTGGCCGAACTGGGTCTGCCGCAGCGCCCTATCGAGGAAATCTTCGGCTTTGTGGGGGATGGGATCAAACAACTGTTGCGCCTATCGGTCGGCGAGGGTGGTCGAAACAGCTTCGACGATGCGTTGCGAGTGTTCAGAGGCCAGTATTTGGCGCACTGCCTCGATCGCACCACGTTCTACCCCGGAATTGGAGAGATACTGACGCATTTCGCAGGCAAACGGAAGGCTGTTGCCACCAACAAGTCGATCGAGTATACGAACGTGATTCTCCAAGGGCTGGGGGCGCATCATTTTCAGTATGTCGTCGGAGGCGATCACGGGTTCGGATTGAAACCGGAGCCGGGCATGCTGTTGCATGTGATGGAGCAATTGAATGTGGCGAAAGAACAGACCGTGCTCATCGGGGATAGTACCAACGACATCAACGGCGGGCATAACGCCGGGATTCGAGTCTGTGCAGTCGGATACGGCATGGGCAATCGTGCCAAAATGGAGGCCTGTCGCCCAGACTGGTTTATCGAACGACCGGAGGAATTAATGGAGCTCTTTATATGA